One Pseudocalidococcus azoricus BACA0444 DNA window includes the following coding sequences:
- a CDS encoding type II toxin-antitoxin system death-on-curing family toxin, whose protein sequence is MFAILNKGALESTLNKPINFYHYNDVSLYKLAASYGYGLVKNHCFVDGNKRVALIAVYTFLSVNGIELAASEVDAASFFLDLAGSVETQKESIEKLAYWLESNSELICSEV, encoded by the coding sequence AGTCAACTTTAAACAAGCCCATAAACTTCTATCACTATAATGATGTCAGTTTATATAAATTAGCAGCATCTTACGGTTACGGGCTTGTAAAAAATCATTGCTTTGTAGACGGGAATAAGAGGGTTGCCCTGATTGCCGTTTATACATTTTTGTCAGTCAATGGAATTGAGCTAGCAGCCTCAGAGGTTGATGCAGCGAGTTTTTTCCTGGACTTAGCTGGCAGTGTTGAAACACAAAAGGAAAGTATCGAGAAACTAGCATACTGGCTAGAAAGTAATAGTGAACTCATCTGTAGTGAAGTATAA